The Collimonas sp. PA-H2 genome contains a region encoding:
- a CDS encoding cytochrome c1, translating to MTLLKSALVKKLMATLVLLPALAFASEEGGYPLDTAPPQGNNLSALQNGAKLFVNYCLNCHSASSMRYNRLRDIGLTEEQIKDNLLFTSDKVGGLMTIAMAPKDGKEWFGATPPDLSVIARAKASGAGSGPDWLYTYLRTFYKDDTRPSGWNNMVFPNVGMPHVLWELEGIRTAKYEDVKDPHEEGKMEHKFVGFEQLKPGKMNKVEYDVAVADLVSYLEWMGEPAQNTRKRLGVWVLLFLGMFFVLAWRLNASYWKDVK from the coding sequence ATGACATTGCTTAAAAGCGCATTGGTAAAAAAATTAATGGCGACTCTAGTGCTGCTGCCGGCGCTTGCCTTTGCCAGTGAAGAGGGCGGTTATCCGCTGGATACCGCGCCGCCGCAGGGCAACAACCTGTCGGCGCTGCAGAACGGCGCCAAGCTGTTTGTGAATTACTGCCTCAACTGCCACTCCGCTTCATCCATGCGCTACAACCGCCTGCGCGATATCGGCCTGACAGAAGAGCAGATCAAGGACAACCTGCTGTTCACCAGCGACAAGGTCGGCGGCCTGATGACCATCGCCATGGCGCCGAAAGACGGCAAGGAATGGTTCGGCGCCACACCGCCTGATTTGTCGGTGATCGCCCGCGCCAAGGCATCCGGCGCCGGCAGCGGTCCGGACTGGCTGTATACTTATCTGCGTACCTTCTACAAGGATGACACCCGTCCAAGCGGCTGGAACAACATGGTTTTCCCTAACGTCGGCATGCCGCACGTACTGTGGGAACTGGAAGGCATTCGTACTGCCAAATACGAAGACGTAAAAGATCCTCATGAAGAAGGCAAGATGGAGCACAAGTTTGTCGGTTTCGAGCAGCTCAAGCCAGGCAAGATGAACAAGGTCGAATACGATGTTGCAGTCGCCGACCTGGTTTCCTATCTTGAATGGATGGGCGAACCCGCTCAGAATACCCGCAAGCGCCTGGGCGTCTGGGTACTGCTGTTCCTCGGCATGTTCTTTGTTCTGGCATGGCGTCTCAACGCGTCATACTGGAAAGACGTTAAGTAG
- a CDS encoding glutathione S-transferase N-terminal domain-containing protein, giving the protein MMVLYSGTTCPFSQRCRLVLFEKGMDFEIRDVDLFNKPEDISTMNPYGQVPILVERDLILYESNIINEYIDERFPHPQLMPADPLMRARARLMLFNFEKELFIHVHTLENEKTKAAEKSHDKARSEIRDRLTTLAPLFLKNKYMLGDEFSMLDVAIAPLLWRLDHYGIELSKTAAPLMKYAERIFSRPAYIEALTPSEKVMRR; this is encoded by the coding sequence ATGATGGTTCTCTATTCGGGTACAACCTGCCCATTTTCACAACGCTGCCGTCTCGTTCTGTTCGAGAAAGGCATGGACTTTGAAATTCGCGATGTCGACTTGTTCAACAAGCCGGAAGACATCTCGACCATGAATCCTTATGGTCAAGTGCCGATCCTGGTCGAGCGCGACCTGATTCTGTACGAGTCCAATATCATCAATGAGTACATCGACGAACGTTTCCCGCATCCGCAGCTGATGCCGGCCGATCCGCTGATGCGCGCCCGCGCGCGTTTGATGCTGTTCAACTTTGAGAAAGAATTGTTTATCCACGTGCACACGCTGGAAAACGAGAAAACCAAAGCAGCAGAAAAGAGCCATGACAAGGCACGCTCGGAAATCCGCGACCGTCTGACCACGCTGGCGCCTTTGTTCCTGAAGAACAAATACATGCTGGGCGACGAGTTCTCGATGCTGGACGTGGCGATTGCGCCATTGCTGTGGCGTCTGGATCACTACGGCATCGAACTGTCGAAGACGGCTGCGCCGCTGATGAAGTATGCTGAGCGTATTTTCTCGCGCCCGGCCTACATCGAAGCGCTGACGCCGTCGGAAAAAGTCATGCGTCGTTAA
- a CDS encoding ClpXP protease specificity-enhancing factor, translating to MSETSTKPYLLRAIYEWCTDNGYTPYLAARVDAHTRVPMQFVKNGEIVLNISFEATSGLKMDNEFVNFSARFGGVSRDISVPVENVIAIYARENGQGMAFEPSAPAESDISGVAPEPELSAESLATVTPILTSVPSPSSDVKQNSPETDPEKDPEPPKKGGRPTLTRIK from the coding sequence ATGTCCGAAACCTCTACCAAACCGTATCTGTTGCGCGCCATTTATGAGTGGTGCACCGACAATGGCTACACCCCCTATCTGGCGGCCAGGGTAGATGCGCACACGCGCGTGCCGATGCAGTTCGTCAAGAATGGCGAGATTGTATTGAACATCAGTTTCGAAGCCACCAGCGGCTTGAAAATGGATAACGAGTTCGTCAATTTCAGCGCCCGTTTCGGCGGCGTATCGCGCGACATCTCCGTGCCGGTCGAGAATGTGATCGCCATCTATGCCCGCGAAAACGGCCAGGGTATGGCCTTCGAACCATCGGCCCCGGCCGAGTCCGATATCAGCGGCGTGGCGCCCGAACCCGAACTCAGCGCCGAGTCGTTAGCCACGGTGACGCCGATTTTGACTTCCGTACCGTCGCCAAGCAGCGATGTCAAACAGAATTCGCCTGAAACAGACCCGGAAAAAGATCCGGAACCACCAAAAAAAGGTGGAAGACCTACCCTAACGCGAATTAAATAG
- a CDS encoding ISL3 family transposase: MTDNNLDLPFWEGFRVWNFDRRDDGTWISLVPTDGAPMICSGCEQSCSQVHETYWRTIRDMPMLGDSVWLQVNLRRLRCDSCGTRTERVKWLDRHARITQRLAQFVGLWCEKLPAAHVCKLSGLHWETVRKIDRQRLEGKLAELPDAQPTRLVMDEFALFKGHRYATVVLDADTRRVLWVGEGRSREAIRVFFEWLGPARCADIKAVAMDMNTAFDLEVQLHCPQARVVYDLFHVIAKYGREVIDRVRVDEANRLKGDLPMRRVVKRARWLLLRNRSNVPSEQQPKLDELLAANKALMTVYIMKASLKELWQATSAWHWRNAWRAWLKMAHDSSIEPLQKFAKKLKIYWRGIIARVRWPMHTGQLEGINNRIKVMKRMAYGYRDSAFFFLKIKAAYPGNP; the protein is encoded by the coding sequence ATGACGGATAATAATCTTGACCTCCCATTCTGGGAAGGCTTTCGCGTCTGGAATTTTGACCGACGCGACGACGGCACTTGGATCAGCCTTGTGCCCACTGACGGCGCGCCAATGATTTGCTCCGGCTGTGAGCAATCTTGTTCCCAAGTTCACGAGACCTACTGGCGCACCATACGTGACATGCCGATGCTCGGCGATTCTGTGTGGCTGCAGGTGAATCTTCGGCGGCTGCGCTGCGATTCCTGTGGCACACGCACCGAGCGTGTGAAGTGGCTGGATCGGCACGCACGCATTACTCAGCGTCTGGCCCAATTCGTTGGTCTATGGTGCGAGAAGCTACCTGCGGCTCACGTCTGCAAGCTGTCCGGGCTGCACTGGGAAACGGTGCGCAAGATCGACCGACAACGCCTGGAGGGTAAATTGGCTGAGCTGCCTGACGCCCAGCCAACCAGGCTAGTGATGGATGAATTCGCGCTGTTCAAAGGACATCGCTATGCCACGGTTGTCCTCGATGCCGACACGCGCCGCGTTCTCTGGGTTGGCGAGGGTCGTAGCAGAGAGGCAATTCGCGTGTTCTTTGAATGGCTAGGGCCGGCGCGTTGCGCCGATATAAAGGCAGTGGCCATGGACATGAATACGGCTTTCGACCTCGAAGTCCAGCTGCATTGCCCGCAAGCCAGAGTGGTCTACGACCTGTTTCATGTGATTGCCAAATACGGTCGGGAGGTGATCGACAGGGTGCGCGTGGACGAGGCCAATCGCCTTAAAGGCGATCTCCCTATGAGGCGTGTCGTCAAGCGCGCCCGATGGCTGTTGTTGCGCAATCGCAGCAACGTGCCGTCCGAGCAGCAGCCGAAATTGGACGAACTGCTAGCTGCAAACAAAGCATTGATGACGGTCTACATTATGAAGGCCAGTCTGAAGGAACTATGGCAGGCCACTAGCGCTTGGCATTGGCGCAACGCCTGGCGCGCCTGGCTAAAGATGGCCCATGACAGTAGCATCGAGCCACTACAGAAATTTGCCAAAAAGCTCAAAATCTACTGGCGTGGAATCATAGCCAGGGTACGCTGGCCGATGCACACAGGGCAGCTCGAAGGAATTAACAATCGCATCAAAGTGATGAAGCGCATGGCATACGGATACCGGGATAGCGCCTTCTTCTTCCTGAAGATTAAAGCCGCCTATCCCGGTAATCCGTGA
- a CDS encoding panthothenate synthetase has product MRMLLNVKFPNTEFNTAIRDGSASKKMGQILEELKPEAAYFTEQHGQRTAILIVNLDEPSKIPMLAEPWFLTFNASVELRVVMTPEDLKKAGLEELGRKWAF; this is encoded by the coding sequence GTGCGGATGCTATTGAACGTCAAATTTCCTAACACCGAATTTAACACTGCAATCAGGGACGGCTCTGCCAGCAAGAAAATGGGCCAGATTCTGGAGGAGTTAAAACCGGAGGCGGCCTATTTCACCGAACAGCATGGGCAGCGAACAGCCATCCTGATCGTCAACCTCGATGAGCCCTCGAAAATTCCTATGCTTGCCGAGCCATGGTTTCTGACTTTTAATGCCAGTGTGGAGTTAAGAGTGGTCATGACGCCAGAGGACTTAAAGAAAGCCGGACTTGAAGAGCTGGGTAGAAAATGGGCATTTTAG
- a CDS encoding LysR family transcriptional regulator encodes MADISSVNLNRLLVFVTVVEAGSLTAAANRLGLTKTMVSTHMQRLESEIGASLLVRTTRRLNLTDAGEAFYEASRRIVSDAETAISAAGHDTEEPRGTLRITAPIDYGATVVAPVAVALQLRYPRLKIELLAGDRFFDLVADGIDVAIRIGRLADSGHQAVRIGNFEHWLVASPQFLERVGVPRTLDDLKDLPFVALSVLPQPLTWTFKKQDATEQTVRFNSTFSANTAYAAGITALAGAGLAVLTDFAVAEHVAAGRLLRVLPEWELSDGGIHAVFPAARHRPKKTRVFIDELRNHVNKSEGTASNPG; translated from the coding sequence ATGGCGGATATTTCCTCAGTCAATCTCAATCGTCTGCTGGTCTTTGTCACGGTGGTGGAAGCCGGCTCGCTCACTGCCGCCGCCAATCGGCTGGGTCTGACCAAAACCATGGTCAGCACCCACATGCAGCGCCTGGAGAGCGAAATCGGCGCCAGCCTGCTGGTGCGCACCACGCGCCGCCTTAACCTGACCGACGCCGGCGAAGCCTTTTATGAAGCCAGCCGCCGCATCGTCAGCGACGCCGAGACCGCGATCTCCGCCGCCGGACACGATACGGAGGAGCCGCGCGGCACCCTGCGCATCACCGCGCCGATCGACTATGGCGCGACGGTAGTCGCGCCGGTGGCTGTCGCCCTGCAGCTGCGCTACCCGCGTCTCAAAATAGAATTGCTGGCCGGCGATCGTTTCTTCGACCTGGTCGCGGACGGCATCGACGTGGCGATACGTATAGGACGGCTGGCCGACTCAGGCCACCAGGCAGTCCGCATCGGCAACTTCGAGCACTGGCTGGTGGCTAGTCCGCAGTTTCTTGAACGGGTTGGCGTGCCGCGGACGCTGGATGATTTGAAAGACCTGCCGTTTGTGGCGCTGTCGGTATTGCCGCAGCCGCTGACCTGGACCTTCAAGAAGCAAGACGCGACCGAACAAACTGTACGCTTCAATTCGACGTTTTCCGCGAACACCGCTTATGCCGCCGGCATCACCGCGCTGGCGGGAGCCGGACTGGCGGTCTTGACGGATTTTGCGGTGGCTGAGCATGTTGCTGCTGGTCGCCTGCTGCGTGTGCTGCCGGAGTGGGAATTATCGGACGGCGGGATTCATGCGGTGTTTCCGGCGGCGCGGCATCGGCCGAAGAAGACGCGGGTGTTCATCGATGAACTAAGGAATCATGTCAACAAATCGGAAGGAACAGCCTCAAATCCAGGATGA
- a CDS encoding alpha/beta fold hydrolase: MKSTIIGLCIALFSSLEAQAATQVAYRTQDVDGIKIFYREAGNPANPTILLLHGFPSSSHMYRNLIPALMGKFHVIAPDYPGSGYSEVPEGVSFTPTFDGLADVMTRFVEKKGLTKFALYVQDFGGPVGFRIAAKHPEWISSLVIQNANAYKEGLSAQVASDIKQLSVGINAETEQAMSQVLSPQGVQFMYKTGARNPEQLSPDAWMHDQDGLQNALNRKIQMGLLVDYHTNVEQYPAWHAYFRKSQPPTLIVWGKNDPLFVEAGAKAYLRDIKNAELHLLDSGHFALEEDSAEIASRVTSFIETRATLTR; this comes from the coding sequence ATGAAATCGACAATAATCGGACTATGCATCGCGCTGTTTTCCTCGCTTGAGGCGCAGGCAGCAACACAGGTGGCTTACCGTACCCAGGACGTGGATGGCATCAAGATTTTCTATCGCGAGGCAGGCAATCCGGCCAATCCGACCATTCTGCTGCTGCACGGCTTTCCATCGTCATCGCATATGTACCGGAATTTGATTCCTGCGCTGATGGGAAAATTCCACGTGATTGCGCCTGACTATCCGGGCAGCGGCTACAGCGAAGTGCCGGAGGGTGTGTCGTTCACGCCGACGTTTGACGGCCTCGCCGATGTCATGACGCGTTTCGTGGAAAAGAAGGGGCTCACGAAATTTGCGCTGTATGTCCAGGATTTCGGCGGACCGGTTGGCTTCCGCATCGCGGCTAAACACCCTGAGTGGATTTCCTCCCTGGTCATCCAGAACGCCAATGCCTACAAGGAAGGCTTGTCCGCCCAGGTGGCAAGCGACATCAAGCAGCTCAGCGTCGGCATCAATGCCGAGACCGAGCAAGCCATGTCGCAGGTGCTGAGTCCGCAAGGCGTGCAATTCATGTACAAGACCGGCGCCCGTAATCCCGAGCAGCTGAGTCCCGATGCATGGATGCATGACCAGGACGGCTTGCAAAACGCATTGAATCGTAAGATCCAGATGGGTCTGCTGGTCGACTACCATACGAACGTAGAACAATATCCTGCCTGGCATGCTTATTTTCGCAAGAGCCAGCCGCCGACGCTGATCGTCTGGGGCAAGAACGACCCCTTGTTCGTGGAAGCCGGCGCCAAGGCTTATCTGCGGGACATCAAGAACGCCGAGCTGCACCTTCTCGATAGCGGCCACTTCGCGCTGGAAGAAGACTCGGCAGAGATTGCCAGCCGCGTCACCAGCTTCATCGAGACTCGCGCAACGCTAACAAGGTAA
- a CDS encoding alpha/beta fold hydrolase, translating into MKARFNQFGVKKIAALALTAAMFSWLPASAQTQASPEASAKTGIEMHGKGQFAPSRYGKIYYETEGSGSPVFLIAGGPGSSHASFHPWFSRLAAEHTVVYLDNIGRGRSDRLDPKRASEYTVERDAEDIEALRIALGYERISLLGHSYGGMPALAYALKYPQHVAKLVLSSTMLNAHSWQQNIDSVNFTARNQFPEIWQQLMQLRAHGVNSSAPEYGKLYGETELDIYWRDPDMESKLYSSGDPADAANSDVYLSFIGQDPEWLVGGTMKRYDPRARMQAFTVPTLVAAGRYDRVGTPKIASEIKAALPAASSRMMVFERSGHRPWVEETDAYFGLLKEFFHSDDDRTVQKVSAQ; encoded by the coding sequence ATGAAAGCCAGATTCAACCAGTTCGGTGTTAAAAAAATCGCTGCACTTGCATTGACCGCCGCGATGTTTTCTTGGCTTCCCGCCAGCGCGCAGACACAGGCCAGCCCCGAGGCGTCCGCCAAGACAGGTATAGAGATGCATGGCAAAGGGCAGTTTGCTCCCTCAAGGTACGGCAAAATCTATTATGAAACCGAGGGCTCCGGTTCGCCGGTCTTCCTGATCGCCGGCGGCCCGGGCTCAAGCCATGCGTCGTTCCATCCGTGGTTTTCCAGGCTCGCCGCGGAACATACCGTCGTCTACCTGGATAATATCGGCAGAGGCCGCTCGGACAGGCTGGATCCGAAGCGCGCTTCGGAATATACGGTGGAACGCGATGCCGAAGACATCGAAGCATTGCGCATCGCGCTGGGCTACGAGCGCATCTCGCTGCTCGGCCATTCATACGGCGGCATGCCTGCGCTCGCCTATGCGCTGAAGTATCCGCAGCATGTCGCCAAGCTTGTGCTGTCCAGCACGATGCTTAATGCCCACAGCTGGCAGCAGAATATCGACAGCGTCAATTTCACTGCGCGTAACCAGTTTCCCGAGATATGGCAGCAACTGATGCAGCTGCGCGCACACGGCGTCAACTCGAGCGCACCTGAATATGGAAAGCTGTATGGAGAGACAGAGCTGGACATCTACTGGCGCGATCCGGATATGGAAAGCAAGTTGTATAGTTCAGGCGATCCGGCCGACGCCGCCAATTCCGATGTCTACCTCAGTTTCATCGGCCAGGATCCGGAGTGGCTGGTGGGCGGCACCATGAAGCGTTACGATCCGCGTGCGCGCATGCAAGCGTTCACGGTCCCGACCCTGGTCGCCGCAGGACGTTACGACCGCGTCGGCACGCCCAAGATCGCCAGTGAAATCAAGGCAGCGCTGCCTGCCGCCAGCAGCAGGATGATGGTCTTTGAACGCAGCGGACACCGGCCATGGGTGGAAGAAACGGATGCGTATTTCGGTCTGCTGAAGGAATTTTTCCACAGCGACGATGACCGCACTGTGCAGAAGGTAAGTGCGCAATAG
- a CDS encoding tannase/feruloyl esterase family alpha/beta hydrolase yields the protein MMNEGKFLRTSKVLGSALLGMVLLSAGCSSGLQTGAEPLSCTQLNGMAISAQTIGLPTTGAIVTDAHSVPPSGSGATATGEYCLVKGEISPVDPAAPKIKFQLDLPTAWNHKALMFGGGGYNGTVPDVSGNVPAGPLDKARPLARGYATFASDSGHQANQTGSRDGSFGQNDEALQNFSGDALKKTRDVAIHLIRQYYASGLPQKSYFAGGSTGGREALAVVQRWPQDWDGVIALYPAWAAASLDLQFGRITRAFAMPNAYLNLAKRKTLYDAAMEACDALDGVKDGLISNMQACNSRFDPASAMLNGAPLRCAGGADTGDNCLSDAQIAALKIYSTAITFDHPLGSGETQFPGFNVWGADLGLAGDSVAQKTVRLLAMGDSQPAQPMPADAPYWATFWDQWAKHFITRDPAFDSLSLDPQHAGAWQARIDQLTVMQDINKTDLSAFMAKGGKILMAHGMSDALVSTRSSEDYFRRLQSTMGSAAVDSFVRYYEIPGYGHSLSTVFNAAWDSLTALESWVEQGSAPVAQIVLDTAGIPGRTRPLCEFPAWPKYKGAGDINLAVSFSCATQ from the coding sequence ATGATGAACGAAGGAAAATTCCTGAGGACCTCCAAGGTCCTTGGTTCCGCTCTGTTGGGAATGGTGCTGCTATCCGCCGGATGCAGCAGCGGGTTGCAAACCGGTGCTGAACCGCTCAGCTGTACCCAGTTGAACGGCATGGCAATCTCTGCTCAAACCATCGGCTTGCCGACTACCGGCGCAATCGTGACCGATGCGCACAGCGTGCCACCCTCCGGCAGCGGTGCGACGGCGACAGGTGAGTATTGCCTGGTGAAGGGCGAGATCAGTCCGGTCGATCCAGCAGCGCCGAAAATCAAGTTCCAGCTCGATCTGCCGACCGCCTGGAATCACAAGGCGCTGATGTTCGGCGGCGGCGGGTATAACGGCACCGTTCCCGATGTCAGCGGCAATGTTCCCGCCGGCCCGCTCGACAAGGCCAGGCCGCTGGCGCGAGGCTACGCGACCTTTGCCAGTGATTCCGGGCACCAGGCCAACCAGACGGGAAGCCGCGACGGTTCGTTCGGACAGAACGACGAAGCCTTGCAGAATTTTTCCGGCGACGCACTCAAGAAAACACGTGATGTGGCGATCCATCTGATCAGGCAGTATTACGCCAGCGGGCTGCCGCAAAAATCCTACTTCGCCGGCGGGTCGACCGGCGGCCGTGAAGCATTGGCTGTGGTGCAGCGCTGGCCGCAGGACTGGGACGGCGTGATCGCGCTTTATCCGGCCTGGGCCGCGGCCAGCCTGGACCTGCAGTTCGGCCGCATCACGCGCGCTTTTGCCATGCCGAATGCCTACCTGAACCTGGCAAAGCGCAAAACCCTGTATGACGCGGCGATGGAAGCCTGCGATGCGCTGGATGGCGTCAAGGACGGCTTGATCAGCAACATGCAGGCGTGCAATAGCCGCTTCGATCCCGCCAGTGCGATGCTGAACGGCGCGCCATTGCGCTGTGCCGGCGGCGCAGATACGGGCGACAATTGTTTGTCCGATGCGCAGATCGCCGCGTTGAAGATCTATAGCACTGCAATCACATTCGACCATCCTCTCGGCAGCGGCGAAACGCAATTCCCCGGCTTCAATGTATGGGGTGCCGATCTCGGCCTGGCCGGCGACTCGGTGGCGCAGAAGACGGTAAGGCTGCTGGCCATGGGCGATAGCCAGCCGGCGCAACCCATGCCGGCCGATGCGCCATACTGGGCAACGTTCTGGGATCAATGGGCGAAGCATTTCATCACGCGTGATCCGGCATTTGATTCGCTGTCGCTAGATCCGCAGCATGCTGGCGCGTGGCAAGCGCGCATCGATCAGCTCACAGTCATGCAAGACATCAACAAGACCGATTTGTCGGCATTCATGGCCAAAGGCGGAAAAATCCTGATGGCGCACGGCATGTCGGATGCCTTGGTCAGCACCCGTTCCAGCGAGGATTATTTCCGCCGCCTGCAGTCGACCATGGGCAGCGCTGCGGTTGACAGCTTCGTCCGCTACTACGAAATCCCCGGCTACGGCCATTCGCTGTCGACGGTCTTCAACGCCGCCTGGGATTCGCTGACGGCTCTGGAGAGCTGGGTGGAGCAGGGCAGTGCGCCGGTAGCGCAGATCGTCTTGGATACGGCTGGAATCCCGGGCCGCACCCGGCCGCTGTGCGAATTTCCGGCGTGGCCGAAATACAAGGGCGCGGGCGATATCAACCTGGCTGTGAGTTTCAGTTGCGCTACGCAGTAG
- a CDS encoding NUDIX hydrolase — MSVNNTTNAADLRRQIRAEFSSIQPLDTLEQTHIAEALEWLDSGAELCRQAKPATPPQHLVSYFVVVDDGHALLVDHRNAQLWLPPGGHVEPGEHPRTTVLRELEEELGFSASHAIQAPVLLTATTTVGLTAGHTDVSLWYVVRASRAQKITFDEKEFNAVRWFPFAELPLERSDPHMDRFLRKLCGAESATA, encoded by the coding sequence ATGAGCGTCAATAACACGACAAACGCAGCCGATCTGCGCCGCCAGATACGCGCTGAATTTTCTTCCATCCAGCCACTCGACACATTGGAGCAAACGCATATCGCCGAGGCCCTGGAATGGCTTGATTCTGGCGCCGAGTTATGCCGCCAGGCCAAGCCGGCAACACCGCCGCAACACCTCGTATCGTACTTTGTCGTGGTGGACGATGGCCACGCGCTGCTGGTCGATCATCGGAATGCCCAACTCTGGCTGCCGCCGGGCGGCCATGTCGAACCGGGCGAACATCCACGCACCACCGTGCTGCGCGAGCTGGAAGAAGAGCTTGGCTTCAGCGCTTCACACGCGATTCAAGCCCCTGTCCTGCTGACCGCCACCACAACCGTCGGACTCACCGCTGGCCACACTGACGTCTCGCTTTGGTATGTGGTGCGCGCCAGCCGCGCTCAGAAAATCACTTTCGACGAAAAAGAATTCAATGCTGTGCGCTGGTTCCCGTTTGCCGAGCTTCCGTTGGAGCGGAGCGATCCGCATATGGATCGCTTTCTCAGGAAATTATGCGGCGCCGAATCCGCTACTGCGTAG
- a CDS encoding class IV adenylate cyclase, protein MPRNIEIKARVDSIEALAAIATALGSDGPYHIEQNDTFFSCATGRLKLRSFTDGTGELIYYSRADLQGPKESFYVISPTAAPDTLRECLTLACGQTGRVRKLRTLFLSGRSRIHLDQVAGLGNFMEIEVMLADHEAPAAGMQEAHELMSRLGIRAAQLIEGAYIDLLSAIPDNE, encoded by the coding sequence ATGCCACGCAATATAGAAATCAAGGCGCGCGTCGATAGCATTGAAGCGCTCGCCGCCATAGCAACTGCCCTCGGCAGCGACGGCCCCTATCACATCGAGCAGAACGACACCTTCTTCAGCTGCGCAACTGGACGCCTGAAACTGCGCTCCTTTACCGACGGCACAGGCGAGCTGATCTATTACAGCCGCGCCGATCTGCAAGGGCCGAAAGAATCGTTTTACGTAATCTCGCCAACTGCCGCGCCAGACACTTTGCGGGAATGCCTGACGCTGGCCTGCGGTCAGACCGGCCGTGTGCGGAAGCTGCGCACCTTGTTCCTGTCGGGCAGAAGCCGCATCCATCTGGATCAGGTTGCCGGTCTCGGGAATTTCATGGAGATCGAGGTGATGCTGGCAGACCACGAAGCACCCGCGGCCGGCATGCAGGAAGCGCATGAATTGATGAGCCGGCTCGGGATTCGAGCAGCACAACTGATCGAGGGCGCCTATATCGATCTTCTTTCTGCCATTCCTGACAACGAGTGA
- a CDS encoding ABC transporter substrate-binding protein has protein sequence MQNRSMSSVIFCLTTLGFSASAFAELPTIKIGVIGPITGPSEDMGQSMIGGARVFLADINQVGGVLGRKIELVERDDHAKPDVGAAMAKEMIEKDGVVAVVGFGNTGVALPAAKLFQEAKIPLIVTGATGATITKSFMPPAYPVSYIFRTSASDALQPIVILNDVIDRRKIDKIALLHDESPYGQFGKQSMLTELGRRNIKPVLVEGFKVGDQDMTAQLQHARDSGAQAVVMYCLAPEGAMVVKSAEKLKLRLPIVGPWGMSQQTFIDKAGPGAEGVRSSVTFIENELSSVSNQFSLTYRNVNKTNHIPSAVAAAQTYDALRLITLAIFQANSVDGAKVKDALENLQVHTTSTVVSRYFKPFSPTDHEAIDLNMIVMGEIRNGKVAYAYKEDASSGSIARTKKASN, from the coding sequence ATGCAAAACCGTAGCATGAGCAGCGTCATTTTTTGCCTTACAACATTAGGATTCAGCGCAAGCGCATTCGCTGAACTGCCGACCATTAAAATCGGCGTCATCGGCCCGATCACCGGCCCCTCGGAAGACATGGGACAAAGCATGATCGGCGGCGCCAGGGTGTTCCTGGCCGACATCAACCAGGTGGGCGGCGTCCTTGGCCGCAAGATTGAACTGGTCGAGCGCGACGATCACGCCAAGCCGGACGTCGGGGCCGCCATGGCCAAGGAAATGATCGAGAAGGACGGCGTGGTCGCGGTAGTCGGCTTCGGCAATACCGGCGTCGCCCTGCCTGCAGCGAAACTGTTCCAGGAAGCCAAGATCCCGCTGATCGTCACAGGCGCCACCGGCGCCACCATCACCAAATCCTTCATGCCGCCGGCCTATCCGGTCAGCTACATTTTCCGCACATCCGCCAGCGACGCGCTGCAGCCGATCGTGATCCTCAACGATGTGATCGACCGCCGCAAGATCGACAAGATCGCGCTGCTGCATGATGAGAGCCCCTACGGCCAGTTCGGCAAGCAAAGCATGCTGACTGAGCTGGGACGGCGCAATATCAAACCGGTCCTGGTGGAAGGCTTCAAGGTCGGCGACCAGGACATGACAGCGCAGCTGCAACACGCCCGCGACAGCGGCGCCCAGGCTGTCGTGATGTATTGCCTGGCCCCCGAAGGCGCGATGGTGGTGAAAAGCGCGGAAAAGCTGAAACTGCGGTTGCCGATCGTCGGACCGTGGGGCATGTCGCAGCAAACCTTCATCGACAAGGCCGGCCCGGGAGCGGAAGGCGTGCGCAGCTCGGTGACCTTCATCGAAAACGAACTGAGCTCGGTCAGCAACCAGTTCTCGCTGACCTATCGCAATGTGAACAAGACCAACCACATTCCTTCCGCCGTGGCCGCGGCGCAAACCTATGACGCCTTGCGCCTGATTACGCTGGCGATATTCCAGGCCAACTCGGTGGACGGCGCCAAGGTCAAGGATGCGCTGGAGAACCTGCAGGTGCACACTACCTCTACCGTGGTTTCGCGTTATTTCAAGCCGTTCTCGCCGACCGACCACGAAGCCATTGACCTGAACATGATCGTCATGGGTGAAATCCGCAACGGCAAGGTAGCGTATGCGTACAAGGAAGATGCCAGCAGCGGATCGATTGCGCGCACCAAGAAAGCCAGTAACTAA